In the genome of Massilia sp. UMI-21, the window ACGGGGCGGCGCGTCTTTCTTGCCGTCGGCGGCGGGCGGCTGTCCGGCGGGGGCGGGCGGCGACAGCCCGATCTCGACCGGGGTGGCCGCGCCGACGTTGGTGCCGGGCGCCATGGCGGCGACGTGGCTCGCATACAGGATATAGGTGCCGGCGCTGGCGGCGCGCGCGCCGCTGGGCGCCACCCAGGCGACCACCGGCACGGGGGAGGCCAGGATGGCCTTGATCATGCTGCGCATCGAGGTGTCGAGGCCGCCCGGCGTGTCCATCTGGAGGATCAGCAGGCTGTGGCCGAGCGTTGCCGAACGCTGGATGCCGCGCACCACGTGGTCGGCGCTGGCCGGGCCGATGGCGCCATCGATGGTGATGAGGCCGACGGCCACGGGGCGGGGTGCGATGGCAGGCGCGAAAGCGGATGCCGGCGTGGATGGCAGTAGTGCCAGCAGCACTGCCAGCAGCGCCGCCAGCATGGCCACCAGCGTGCCTGCAGCCGAAGCGGGTTTGTGACACCTCACCTTCGCCTCCCCATGCGCGGATCCCGGCCCCGGACTGGACCGGTGAAGGAGTTGGACAACTGTCGCGCGCCGCGTGTTCCCGCGGCGCGCCGTCAATGGCCGTAGCTTAGCACGCGCAGCAGCTTCCAATCCCCTTTGTCGCGTTCCCACACCATCGAGAAGCCATAGACCGAACATTCCTCGGCGGCCGTCGGCGTGGGCCTGTTGCAGAAACGGTGTTTCCCGATATGCATGGCATGCATGGGGCCGGCCGGGAAGATGGCCACGGTTTCCGGCATGGCGACACGCCGGATCCGGTTCGGCGCCCGGAAGTTCTTCTCGAAGATGGCGATGTTCTCGGCATAACCGGTGAGACCGCTGCTGTCGTGGTAGAACTCGAGGCGCGGGCTGAAGCCGGCCTTGAGCGGCGCAATATCGCGATCGTTCAGCCCCCCGAACAGGCGCGCGTCGGCCGCGGTGATCTCGGCTGCGAGCCGTTCCTGCGCCGGTTCCGGCGCCGGTTCCGCTGCCGCAGCCACCGGCGCGGTGGCTGCTCCGGCCAGGCACAGTACTGCCAGTAACTTGTCCATTGGATATCTTTCGCCAGTCGAAAAACCGCAGTTTGCCGCCGCGCCCGGCGCGGCGCACGGCGAATCCGACGGATCGACGCGCCGCAGGGACGAGCGGGGCAAAAGCCGGGACCGGCGGGACGCAGGCCGCGATACCGTCGGGGAGTGCGTGCTACCATGCAGCTTGGCAACTATGGTTGGCGGCAACAGTGAAACACCGATTATTCCTCTTCGACCTGGACGACACCCTGCTCGATTTCCGGGCCTCGGAACGGCTTTCTTTCCTGCGCACCGTGCGCGCGCTCGGCGTCGACGGACCGGCCGAGGGGCTGTTCCAGCAGTACCAGGCGATCAATATGGCGCTCTGGCGCGCCTTCGAGGCGGGTACGGTGTCGAAGGAGCTGCTCAAGGTCGAGCGCTTCCGCCGCACGTTCGCGCAGAACGGCCTGGCGCTGGACCCGGAGCAGGCCAGTGCGCTCTACCTGGAATCGCTGTCGGAGACGGTGGTGCTGGTCGAGGGCGCCGGGCCCCTGTGCGCCGCGCTGAGCGCGGTCGGCGAGATCGGGGTGATCACCAACGGCGTGCAGCAGATCCAGCACCGGCGCATCGCCAGTTCGGGCCTGGGCGACTACATTGCGTTTGTCGCGACCTCGGAAGCCTGCGGCCACGCCAAGCCGGACCCGCGCTTCTTCGAGTATGCCGTGCGGATGGCGCGCGCCCGGCCGTTTGCCAAAGACGACACCATCATCGTCGGCGACCGGCTCGACGCCGACATTCTCGGCGCCAACCGTTTCGGCATCGACAGCTGCTGGTTCAACCCGGACCGCCTGAGCAATGACACGGCGGCGCTGCCCACCTTCGAGGTGGCCAGCCTGGACCGGGTGCTGCCCATGCTGCAGTCCCTGGCGGCCGCCGAACCGGCCGGCTGAGCGGACATCCTGGCGTGCCCGGCCTGCCGCGCGACGGTGCTATGCTCGAGCATCCATCCCCGGAGGCGACCATGCAGACCACACCCGTCCATCGCAGCCACGACGACCTCGGCAAGCTGATCTTGCGCATCGTGCTTGCGGTCTTGCTGCTGTTCCACGGTTTTTCCAAGATCAGTGGTGGCGTCGGCTTCATTGCCGACATGCTGCAGAAGGCGGGATTGCCGGAGCTGTTCGCCTACGGCGTGTATATCGGCGAAGTCGTGGCGCCGCTGCTGATCCTGGTGGGCCTGTACACGCGCGCGGCGGTCATCATCGTGGCGATCAACATGGTGGTCGCGCTGCTGCTGGTGCACACCGGCGAATTCTTCACCCTGTCCGATACCGGCGGCTGGGCGCTGGAACTGCAGGGCATGTACCTGGGCAGCGCGATCGCGCTGGCCTTCCTGGGGGCGGGGCGCTACAGCCTGGGCAGCCCGGCCGGGCGCTTTAATTAATGTCGCGGCCGCATGAATCGCAGTGGCGATTCATGCGCCTGGTTCATCAAACGGCTCAGTGCCTGATTGCGTGCAGCCACACCGCCGCGATCCGTTCCACCTCCTCGTAGCCCGGCTCGCCCAACTGGCCGCCGAAGATGTC includes:
- a CDS encoding nuclear transport factor 2 family protein, with the protein product MDKLLAVLCLAGAATAPVAAAAEPAPEPAQERLAAEITAADARLFGGLNDRDIAPLKAGFSPRLEFYHDSSGLTGYAENIAIFEKNFRAPNRIRRVAMPETVAIFPAGPMHAMHIGKHRFCNRPTPTAAEECSVYGFSMVWERDKGDWKLLRVLSYGH
- a CDS encoding noncanonical pyrimidine nucleotidase, YjjG family, giving the protein MKHRLFLFDLDDTLLDFRASERLSFLRTVRALGVDGPAEGLFQQYQAINMALWRAFEAGTVSKELLKVERFRRTFAQNGLALDPEQASALYLESLSETVVLVEGAGPLCAALSAVGEIGVITNGVQQIQHRRIASSGLGDYIAFVATSEACGHAKPDPRFFEYAVRMARARPFAKDDTIIVGDRLDADILGANRFGIDSCWFNPDRLSNDTAALPTFEVASLDRVLPMLQSLAAAEPAG
- a CDS encoding DoxX family protein; the encoded protein is MQTTPVHRSHDDLGKLILRIVLAVLLLFHGFSKISGGVGFIADMLQKAGLPELFAYGVYIGEVVAPLLILVGLYTRAAVIIVAINMVVALLLVHTGEFFTLSDTGGWALELQGMYLGSAIALAFLGAGRYSLGSPAGRFN